In Tiliqua scincoides isolate rTilSci1 chromosome 1, rTilSci1.hap2, whole genome shotgun sequence, the following are encoded in one genomic region:
- the FCF1 gene encoding rRNA-processing protein FCF1 homolog isoform X2, translating into MGKQKKVKKYATMKRMISLRDQRIKEADRAKPKKKKKEDPSAIKEREVPKYPSCLFFQYNTQLGPPYYILVDTNFINFSIKAKLDLVQSMMDCLYAKCIPCITDCVMAEIEKLGQKYRVALRIAKDPRFERLPCTHKGTYADDCLVQRVTQHKCYIVATVDRDLKRRIRKIPGVPIMYISNHRYNIERMPDDYGAPRF; encoded by the exons ATG GGGAAACAgaagaaagtaaagaaatatgctACCATGAAGCGCATGATCAGCCTTCGTGATCAGCGCAT CAAAGAGGCAGACAGAGCAAaacccaaaaagaaaaagaaggaagatcCCAGTGCAATCAAAGAAAGAGAGGT CCCTAAATATCCTTCCTGTTTGTTCTTCCAATATAATACACAACTTGGGCCTCCCTACTACATCCTGGTTGACACCAACTTCATTAACTTCTCCATTAAAGCCAAACTTGACCTGGTACAGTCAATGATGGATTGCCTCTATGCTAAAT GTATTCCGTGTATCACAGATTGTGTCATGGCTGAAATTGAGAAACTGGGACAGAAGTATCGTGTAGCACTAAG GATAGCTAAAGATCCACGATTTGAACGCTTACCATGCACTCACAAAGGAACCTATGCAGATGACTGTTTGGTACAGAGGGTCACTCAG CACAAGTGTTACATAGTGGCTACCGTAGACAGAGATCTTAAGCGGAGAATACGGAAGATCCCTGGAGTCCCAATAATGTATATATCCAATCACAG GTATAACATTGAGAGGATGCCCGATGACTATGGAGCACCTCGATTTTAA
- the FCF1 gene encoding rRNA-processing protein FCF1 homolog isoform X1 — MLLAQGKQKKVKKYATMKRMISLRDQRIKEADRAKPKKKKKEDPSAIKEREVPKYPSCLFFQYNTQLGPPYYILVDTNFINFSIKAKLDLVQSMMDCLYAKCIPCITDCVMAEIEKLGQKYRVALRIAKDPRFERLPCTHKGTYADDCLVQRVTQHKCYIVATVDRDLKRRIRKIPGVPIMYISNHRYNIERMPDDYGAPRF, encoded by the exons ATGCTCTTGGCACAG GGGAAACAgaagaaagtaaagaaatatgctACCATGAAGCGCATGATCAGCCTTCGTGATCAGCGCAT CAAAGAGGCAGACAGAGCAAaacccaaaaagaaaaagaaggaagatcCCAGTGCAATCAAAGAAAGAGAGGT CCCTAAATATCCTTCCTGTTTGTTCTTCCAATATAATACACAACTTGGGCCTCCCTACTACATCCTGGTTGACACCAACTTCATTAACTTCTCCATTAAAGCCAAACTTGACCTGGTACAGTCAATGATGGATTGCCTCTATGCTAAAT GTATTCCGTGTATCACAGATTGTGTCATGGCTGAAATTGAGAAACTGGGACAGAAGTATCGTGTAGCACTAAG GATAGCTAAAGATCCACGATTTGAACGCTTACCATGCACTCACAAAGGAACCTATGCAGATGACTGTTTGGTACAGAGGGTCACTCAG CACAAGTGTTACATAGTGGCTACCGTAGACAGAGATCTTAAGCGGAGAATACGGAAGATCCCTGGAGTCCCAATAATGTATATATCCAATCACAG GTATAACATTGAGAGGATGCCCGATGACTATGGAGCACCTCGATTTTAA